A single genomic interval of Bacillus smithii harbors:
- a CDS encoding phospho-sugar mutase, translating into MTWKTIYEKWTSYPNLDPVLKNQLDGIKDNEKLLEDSFYKSLEFGTGGMRGELGPGTNRMNLYTVRKASEGLAQYIKSQGEEAVKRGVAIAYDSRRKSPEFALEVAKTVGKHGIRAFLFESLRPTPVLSFAVRHLHTFAGVVITASHNPPEYNGYKVYGPDGGQLPPAMADELIRYVQAVENELTVEVAEEKDLVNNGLLTYIGSEVDQAYQQQLQTIRQNKEVVSSVADSLKIVYTPLHGTGNIPVREGLKNFGFTNITVVKEQEQPDSHFSTVQSPNPEEHSAFELAIRYGEKEDADLLLATDPDADRLGVAVKNAQGDYHVLTGNQTGALLLHYLLTQKKANHTLPENGVVIKTIVTSELGREIAKSFGIPTIDTLTGFKFIGEKIKEFEQTGEHTFLFGYEESYGYLIGDFVRDKDAVQAAVLAAEVAAYYKAQGKSLYDGLMDIFEQYGYFRESLRSLTLKGKDGSETIAALMDKFRESFPAQAAGSPIVAVEDYLKGVHMDLTGSSHRKISLPSSNVLKYYLQDGSWFCIRPSGTEPKAKFYFGVKGTSLQNSAERLARLEEDVMRWVENELNQITVY; encoded by the coding sequence ATGACTTGGAAAACGATCTATGAAAAATGGACATCTTATCCAAATTTAGATCCAGTTTTAAAAAACCAGTTGGATGGTATCAAAGATAATGAAAAACTGTTGGAAGACAGCTTTTATAAGAGTCTTGAATTTGGGACAGGCGGCATGCGCGGGGAACTCGGACCTGGTACGAATCGAATGAATCTTTATACGGTTCGGAAAGCTTCAGAAGGGCTGGCGCAATACATAAAGTCTCAAGGTGAGGAAGCGGTGAAGCGCGGCGTGGCGATTGCCTATGATTCCCGCCGGAAATCGCCGGAGTTTGCTTTGGAAGTGGCGAAAACGGTGGGGAAACATGGAATTCGCGCCTTTTTGTTTGAAAGTTTGCGTCCGACTCCCGTATTGTCGTTTGCTGTCCGCCATTTACACACATTCGCGGGTGTTGTTATTACCGCTAGCCATAATCCCCCTGAATACAACGGTTACAAAGTATATGGACCGGACGGCGGACAATTGCCTCCTGCCATGGCGGACGAATTGATTCGCTACGTTCAAGCTGTCGAAAATGAGTTGACGGTGGAAGTGGCAGAAGAAAAAGACCTTGTCAATAACGGCCTTCTCACGTATATTGGGAGCGAAGTGGATCAAGCGTATCAACAACAATTACAGACGATCCGTCAGAACAAGGAAGTCGTATCTTCTGTGGCTGATTCGTTGAAAATTGTTTATACGCCGCTTCACGGTACGGGAAATATCCCTGTTCGGGAAGGATTAAAAAACTTTGGCTTTACGAACATCACCGTGGTGAAAGAGCAGGAGCAGCCTGACAGCCATTTTTCTACGGTTCAATCTCCCAATCCGGAAGAGCACAGCGCTTTTGAACTGGCGATCCGTTATGGGGAAAAAGAAGACGCCGATCTTTTGCTGGCCACAGATCCGGATGCTGACCGTTTAGGTGTGGCTGTGAAAAATGCACAAGGCGACTATCATGTGTTGACCGGAAATCAAACAGGAGCGCTTTTGCTTCATTATTTGTTGACGCAGAAGAAAGCCAACCACACGCTTCCTGAAAACGGCGTGGTGATCAAAACGATTGTGACATCGGAGCTAGGCAGGGAAATCGCCAAAAGCTTTGGCATTCCAACGATTGATACGTTGACTGGATTTAAATTTATCGGCGAAAAAATCAAAGAATTTGAACAGACAGGAGAGCATACCTTTTTATTTGGCTATGAAGAAAGCTATGGCTATTTGATCGGCGATTTCGTGCGCGATAAGGATGCTGTTCAGGCAGCGGTGTTGGCAGCCGAAGTAGCAGCGTATTACAAAGCACAAGGAAAGAGTTTGTATGACGGTCTGATGGATATTTTTGAACAATATGGCTATTTCCGCGAATCACTGCGGTCGCTGACTTTGAAAGGAAAAGACGGATCGGAGACCATTGCCGCCCTGATGGATAAATTTCGCGAGTCTTTTCCTGCCCAAGCGGCCGGATCCCCGATCGTCGCAGTGGAAGATTACCTAAAAGGTGTCCACATGGATCTTACAGGGTCAAGTCACAGAAAAATCTCGTTGCCGTCTTCCAATGTTCTAAAATATTATCTTCAAGACGGATCTTGGTTTTGCATTCGCCCGTCCGGAACCGAGCCGAAAGCCAAGTTTTATTTCGGCGTGAAAGGAACGTCCTTGCAAAACAGTGCCGAACGATTGGCGCGACTGGAAGAAGACGTTATGCGCTGGGTGGAAAATGAACTAAATCAAATCACTGTTTACTAA
- a CDS encoding LCP family protein, with translation MMKKLLKILSIIVVLIVLGGGGYAYYLYHSAKEAADKMHQNIPFDNGRDQSDKTKKSEPISILLMGVDERKNDRGRSDTLIVMTLNPQKEKMQMVSIPRDTRTNIVGKGTMDKINHAYAFGGTKMAINTVEQFTGIPIDYFIRINMEALSGLVDAVGGITVDNHLDWYDEGYYKKGYHYKKGKIELDGPKALGYVRMRHLDPNGDFGRNQRERQVITAILHKATSISSVTHYQDILNTLGNNVKTNLTFQDMMNIRANYRSCLSNIENYEIKGTGQKINGIYYLIVPDEEKAKVTHMLKENLQSE, from the coding sequence ATGATGAAAAAACTGTTGAAAATCCTGTCCATCATAGTGGTCTTAATCGTCTTGGGCGGGGGTGGCTATGCCTATTATTTGTATCATTCCGCCAAAGAAGCGGCTGATAAAATGCATCAAAACATTCCTTTCGATAATGGCCGCGATCAGTCGGATAAAACGAAAAAAAGCGAACCTATTTCCATTCTTCTTATGGGAGTGGACGAGCGTAAAAATGACAGAGGCCGCTCCGACACTTTGATTGTCATGACGCTTAATCCGCAAAAAGAGAAAATGCAAATGGTCAGCATTCCTAGGGATACGCGAACAAATATCGTCGGAAAAGGAACCATGGATAAAATAAATCATGCATACGCATTCGGTGGAACAAAGATGGCAATCAATACCGTTGAACAGTTTACAGGTATCCCTATTGACTATTTTATCCGCATTAATATGGAAGCGCTAAGTGGTTTAGTCGATGCCGTCGGCGGTATTACCGTTGATAATCATCTGGATTGGTACGATGAAGGATATTACAAAAAAGGCTATCATTACAAAAAAGGGAAGATTGAACTTGACGGACCAAAAGCACTAGGTTATGTCAGAATGCGCCATTTGGATCCAAACGGGGATTTTGGCCGAAATCAGCGTGAACGGCAAGTCATAACAGCCATTCTGCACAAAGCTACCAGTATATCCTCTGTGACTCATTATCAAGATATTTTGAATACGCTAGGCAACAACGTAAAAACGAATCTAACTTTTCAGGATATGATGAATATTCGAGCCAATTACCGCAGCTGTCTATCCAACATAGAAAATTATGAAATCAAAGGAACAGGTCAAAAGATCAACGGCATTTATTATTTGATTGTTCCTGACGAAGAAAAAGCAAAAGTGACACATATGCTAAAGGAAAATTTACAAAGCGAATAA
- the galE gene encoding UDP-glucose 4-epimerase GalE, whose product MILVVGGAGYIGSHLVKELVETNEVVVLDNLSTGHRSLVDRRAHFVEGDLGDKAVLDKLFSNYPIEAVMHFAANSLVGESVQHPYKYYQNNVANTLTLLHSMIDHGVKNFIFSSTAATYGIPNVELIDEQQPTQPINPYGRSKLMVEQILSDFADAYDLHYVVLRYFNAAGAHESTEIGEAHDPETHLIPIILQHLLGQRPKISVFGTDYDTPDGTCIRDYIHVTDLARAHILALNALLSGEKKSATYNLGNGKGYSVKEVIDTCERVTGRKAVIEYTDRRPGDPARLVATSEKIYHELGWKAEYGLEEIIDSAWKWHKKGFSGK is encoded by the coding sequence ATGATTTTAGTTGTTGGCGGTGCCGGATATATCGGCAGCCATCTTGTAAAGGAACTTGTAGAAACAAATGAAGTCGTCGTTCTTGATAATTTATCGACGGGGCACCGTTCGCTGGTGGATCGCCGTGCACACTTTGTTGAAGGAGATCTGGGCGATAAAGCGGTACTCGATAAATTATTTTCAAATTATCCGATTGAAGCGGTGATGCACTTTGCTGCCAATAGTTTGGTGGGGGAATCAGTGCAGCATCCTTATAAATATTACCAAAACAATGTGGCTAATACTTTGACGTTATTGCATTCGATGATCGACCACGGTGTAAAGAACTTTATCTTTTCGTCGACGGCGGCCACTTATGGGATCCCGAATGTGGAACTGATCGATGAACAGCAGCCGACCCAACCGATCAATCCTTATGGTCGTTCGAAGCTGATGGTAGAACAGATTTTGTCCGATTTTGCCGATGCGTACGATTTGCATTATGTCGTTCTTCGCTATTTTAATGCAGCAGGCGCACATGAATCGACAGAAATTGGGGAAGCGCATGATCCGGAAACGCACTTAATCCCGATTATTTTGCAGCATTTGCTTGGCCAGCGCCCGAAAATCTCCGTCTTTGGCACTGACTACGATACGCCGGACGGAACGTGCATCCGCGATTATATTCATGTTACCGATCTCGCTCGAGCCCATATTTTGGCGCTGAATGCCTTGTTGTCGGGCGAAAAGAAATCAGCAACTTATAATTTAGGAAACGGAAAAGGCTATTCCGTAAAAGAAGTGATCGATACGTGCGAACGCGTCACCGGACGTAAAGCTGTCATTGAATATACAGATCGCCGTCCCGGTGACCCGGCTAGACTCGTCGCCACTTCTGAAAAAATTTACCACGAACTAGGTTGGAAAGCGGAATACGGCTTGGAGGAAATCATTGACTCCGCATGGAAGTGGCATAAAAAGGGATTTAGCGGCAAATAG
- a CDS encoding YndM family protein translates to MEHVRALIVKFVMVMIILAFVLGLFYRVDFGEYFTISLIVTVVSYMLSDLFILPRFGNTAATISDFVLAYILIWAVGSGIINENISLGWASFWSALILAIAEIFFHRYINKSVFNEDQNNGREARHNPAFSSEFGEEDEIVSAKDFSTQNSHDNHADSSNIHSNDHNSISNNNLTNNNFNPNNLTNNNPTNNNFNNNDLTDNNFSNNNLKNTKDNNVRRIYDNDQNDQ, encoded by the coding sequence ATGGAACACGTAAGAGCACTAATCGTAAAATTTGTCATGGTCATGATCATATTAGCATTCGTGCTTGGATTATTTTACAGGGTGGATTTCGGTGAATATTTTACCATAAGCTTAATTGTGACAGTCGTATCCTATATGTTGAGTGATCTTTTTATTCTTCCGCGTTTCGGAAATACAGCCGCTACCATTTCCGATTTTGTATTGGCGTACATTTTAATATGGGCCGTCGGAAGCGGTATTATAAATGAAAACATTTCCCTTGGCTGGGCAAGCTTCTGGTCTGCTTTGATTTTAGCGATTGCCGAAATATTCTTCCATCGCTATATAAACAAAAGTGTGTTCAATGAAGACCAAAACAACGGCAGAGAAGCCCGCCACAATCCAGCCTTTAGCTCCGAATTCGGCGAAGAAGATGAGATTGTGTCAGCGAAAGATTTCAGTACACAAAATAGCCATGACAATCACGCTGACAGCAGCAATATCCATTCCAACGATCACAACAGTATAAGTAACAACAACTTAACGAACAACAATTTCAATCCCAATAACTTAACGAATAACAACCCAACGAATAACAATTTCAATAATAACGACCTGACTGATAACAACTTCAGTAATAATAACTTGAAAAACACAAAAGACAACAATGTTCGTCGTATTTATGACAACGATCAAAATGATCAATAA
- a CDS encoding methyl-accepting chemotaxis protein: protein MKIRLFSGLKSKLIISFAVILLVPSLVVGSLAYHSAKVQVQNQIFTSVNENVKLVNTLIDNSINPKVDDIDYFSKTVSSRLYKGDDSPELRRIFKEYVDLHPEVVSIFVGTKNGLYVQMPKFKMPSGYDPRQRYWYSEAMNHKGQVVVTDPEKTASTGETVVTICKTTNDGSGVVAINIRLNKIKDLVEKVKVGKEGYAFLIDRNKKIVAHPNLKSGSKADSSFYDKLFASNTGEFHYTLNGKEKLYSYTTNPLTGWKVVGNMSISEVDDAVAPILRKTLLVIIISSVLGAIIVYFIIYSILARLRVLKNKAITISRGNLTEQIEIKVNDEIGQLGHAFNQMQENLRTLIQKIELSAEQVASSAEELTASAEQTSLVTEQVASSIQEVASNAETQTNGIDKNAQSLNTISSGITKIAENSMNVAELSKQSTLQAEEGEKAVQKTVDQMNSIHESFQVSEEAFQSLAERSKQIGKILDVITGIADQTNLLALNAAIEAARAGEEGRGFAVVAEEVRKLAEQSQESAKQIFELIQGIQQDTGNTVQIMSKTTEDVEEGLKITNEAFEKFEGILNSMREVAPKIEDISSTAQKISAEVQEVAAMANELANIAQNNAATSEEVASSTEEQLASMEEISASAKSLSSMAEELKEVISNFKY from the coding sequence GTGAAGATAAGACTATTCAGTGGTTTGAAATCAAAACTCATCATCTCCTTTGCTGTTATTTTATTGGTTCCTTCGCTTGTTGTGGGATCGTTGGCATACCATTCGGCAAAAGTTCAAGTTCAAAATCAAATCTTCACTAGCGTTAATGAAAATGTAAAGCTGGTGAACACACTTATTGACAACAGCATCAATCCAAAAGTAGATGATATCGATTACTTTTCGAAAACCGTCTCATCACGTCTTTATAAAGGCGATGACAGTCCCGAACTTCGCAGAATTTTTAAAGAATATGTAGATTTGCATCCGGAAGTAGTGAGTATTTTTGTCGGCACTAAAAATGGATTGTATGTTCAAATGCCAAAATTTAAGATGCCTTCCGGCTATGATCCAAGACAGAGATATTGGTATTCGGAAGCTATGAATCATAAAGGGCAAGTAGTAGTGACGGATCCTGAAAAAACGGCCTCTACTGGTGAAACGGTGGTCACCATATGCAAAACAACCAATGATGGTTCTGGCGTCGTGGCGATTAATATAAGATTAAACAAGATTAAAGATTTAGTGGAAAAAGTGAAGGTGGGAAAAGAAGGGTATGCGTTCCTGATCGATCGTAATAAGAAGATCGTTGCCCATCCTAATCTAAAATCCGGATCAAAAGCAGACAGCAGCTTTTATGATAAATTATTTGCTAGTAATACAGGGGAATTTCATTATACTTTGAATGGCAAAGAGAAATTATACAGTTATACGACGAATCCGTTAACGGGATGGAAAGTAGTAGGCAACATGTCGATTTCCGAAGTGGATGATGCCGTTGCGCCTATTCTCCGTAAAACGTTGCTCGTGATCATCATTTCTTCTGTTCTTGGGGCGATAATCGTCTACTTTATTATCTATTCCATTCTTGCCCGTCTTAGAGTATTAAAAAATAAAGCGATTACCATCAGCAGAGGCAACCTCACTGAACAAATTGAAATAAAAGTAAACGACGAGATCGGTCAATTAGGCCATGCTTTTAATCAAATGCAAGAAAATCTGCGTACATTAATCCAAAAAATAGAACTCAGTGCGGAACAAGTCGCTTCGTCTGCCGAGGAATTAACAGCGAGCGCTGAACAAACAAGTTTAGTCACTGAACAGGTCGCTTCTTCCATTCAAGAGGTGGCAAGCAATGCGGAGACGCAGACAAACGGTATTGATAAAAATGCTCAGTCTTTAAATACAATCTCATCAGGAATTACAAAGATCGCCGAAAATTCCATGAATGTAGCGGAGCTTTCTAAACAATCCACATTGCAGGCGGAAGAAGGAGAAAAGGCTGTTCAGAAGACAGTCGATCAAATGAATTCCATTCATGAATCCTTCCAAGTGTCAGAAGAAGCCTTCCAATCTTTAGCAGAGCGTTCAAAGCAAATTGGAAAAATATTGGATGTTATTACCGGAATCGCAGACCAGACAAATCTTCTGGCTCTTAACGCCGCCATTGAAGCAGCTAGAGCTGGCGAAGAAGGTAGAGGTTTTGCGGTCGTAGCGGAAGAAGTCCGAAAATTAGCCGAGCAATCGCAAGAGTCGGCGAAGCAAATTTTTGAATTAATTCAAGGAATACAACAAGATACAGGCAATACGGTACAAATTATGTCTAAAACGACAGAAGATGTAGAAGAAGGGTTAAAAATCACCAATGAAGCCTTTGAAAAGTTTGAGGGAATTTTAAATAGTATGAGAGAGGTTGCTCCTAAAATCGAGGATATTTCCTCAACGGCGCAAAAAATATCCGCCGAAGTCCAAGAGGTTGCGGCAATGGCCAATGAATTGGCCAATATAGCGCAAAACAACGCAGCCACATCCGAAGAAGTAGCGTCTTCAACGGAAGAACAATTAGCTTCCATGGAAGAAATCTCAGCATCAGCAAAATCGCTTTCTTCTATGGCAGAAGAGCTCAAAGAGGTAATTTCTAATTTTAAATATTAA
- the galU gene encoding UTP--glucose-1-phosphate uridylyltransferase GalU, with protein MKKVRKAIIPAAGLGTRFLPATKAMPKEMLPIVDKPTIQYIVEEAVASGIEDIIIVTGKGKRAIEDHFDNAWELEHNLADKGKLDLLEKVRYSSNLANIHYIRQKQPLGLGHAVWCARNFIGDEPFAVLLGDDIVQSDTPCLKQLMDQFEQTHSSIIGVQEVPEEETHRYGIIDPAGSQGRRYQVENFVEKPAPGTAPSNLAIIGRYILTPEIFLFLEKQEQGAGGEIQLTDAIQKLNQIQRVFAYQFEGKRYDVGEKLGFIQTTIEIALQDPELKEPLLKIMDNILKETNLNKVNM; from the coding sequence TTGAAAAAGGTACGTAAAGCGATCATACCGGCTGCCGGGCTCGGCACTCGTTTTTTGCCCGCAACGAAAGCCATGCCGAAAGAAATGTTGCCGATTGTGGACAAGCCGACTATTCAATACATAGTGGAAGAGGCAGTAGCATCCGGGATCGAAGATATAATCATCGTTACTGGAAAAGGTAAACGAGCGATTGAAGACCATTTTGACAATGCCTGGGAGCTGGAGCATAATTTGGCGGACAAAGGGAAGCTCGATTTGTTGGAAAAAGTCAGGTATTCCTCCAATTTAGCTAACATCCACTATATACGCCAAAAACAACCCCTCGGTTTAGGCCACGCCGTATGGTGCGCCCGCAATTTTATCGGGGATGAACCGTTTGCCGTTCTATTAGGCGACGATATTGTTCAAAGCGATACGCCGTGTTTAAAGCAATTAATGGATCAATTCGAACAAACCCATTCTTCCATTATCGGGGTTCAGGAAGTTCCGGAAGAAGAAACACACCGCTACGGTATTATCGACCCGGCTGGAAGCCAAGGGCGCCGCTACCAAGTAGAAAATTTTGTGGAAAAGCCGGCACCGGGAACAGCTCCCTCCAATTTGGCGATTATTGGCCGTTATATTTTAACGCCGGAAATCTTTTTGTTTTTAGAAAAACAAGAGCAAGGAGCCGGAGGAGAAATTCAACTGACGGATGCCATTCAAAAGTTGAATCAAATTCAGCGAGTATTTGCCTATCAATTTGAAGGCAAGCGATATGATGTGGGCGAGAAGCTGGGATTTATTCAAACCACGATTGAAATAGCATTACAAGATCCGGAATTAAAAGAGCCACTGTTGAAAATCATGGATAATATTTTAAAAGAAACCAATCTGAATAAAGTGAATATGTAA
- a CDS encoding tyrosine-protein phosphatase: MIDIHCHILPGVDDGAQTLTEAAAMAKQAEKEGIHTIIATPHHMNRKYINRKSEIVAKVMEVNAHLEREGINVTVLPGQEVRIYGELLQDYENGEISTLGGDSSYVLVEFPSGYVPKYAEQLLFDMQMKGLVPVIVHPERNQELIQDPDKLYNLVKNGAAAQITAASLTGYFGKKIQKFTEQLIGANLAHFIASDAHNTNKRPFKMMETLDRLEKEFGIDYVYYFQENAELAVSGQNIMKEPPQQIKKKKFLGLF; the protein is encoded by the coding sequence ATGATCGATATACACTGCCATATATTACCTGGGGTGGACGATGGGGCTCAAACTTTGACAGAAGCAGCTGCAATGGCCAAACAAGCAGAAAAAGAAGGAATTCATACGATCATCGCCACTCCCCACCATATGAACAGAAAATATATTAATCGTAAATCAGAGATTGTCGCAAAAGTAATGGAAGTAAATGCGCATTTGGAACGGGAAGGGATTAATGTAACGGTTCTCCCCGGACAAGAGGTGCGGATTTACGGAGAACTCCTTCAAGACTATGAAAATGGGGAAATCTCCACTCTTGGCGGGGATTCCTCTTATGTATTGGTGGAATTTCCGTCCGGTTATGTTCCCAAGTATGCGGAACAGCTCCTTTTTGACATGCAAATGAAGGGGCTAGTGCCTGTCATTGTTCATCCCGAACGAAACCAAGAACTAATCCAGGACCCGGACAAATTGTATAATCTAGTTAAGAACGGAGCGGCAGCGCAAATTACCGCTGCCAGCCTCACCGGCTATTTCGGGAAAAAAATTCAGAAATTTACGGAACAGCTGATTGGCGCCAACTTAGCGCATTTTATTGCTTCGGATGCACACAATACAAACAAACGCCCGTTCAAAATGATGGAGACATTGGATCGACTTGAAAAAGAATTTGGAATCGATTATGTCTATTACTTTCAAGAAAATGCAGAATTGGCAGTCAGCGGTCAGAATATCATGAAAGAACCGCCGCAACAAATTAAAAAGAAAAAATTTCTCGGGCTATTTTAA
- a CDS encoding SGNH/GDSL hydrolase family protein, translating to MFFTLVVALFLLASYWYWKEKTTVDSTAVVTPVSGNGSNESWQDLSSHWPDQARKQLAKSFQDGKPFQVAIVGSKALGKEDNSWSVQLKKALETAYSPVLKASIWEEEGTSLDFLQNGEIEKIAASKPDMILFEPFTWADNGKVSVEDNHTVIQTFVRDVKAENEHAVVMIQPPNPIYGASNYPEQVKSLKEFAKTEGLNYIDHWKVWPDYSSDKLKDYIDESNGLPNTKGHALWAKFLKKYFMAS from the coding sequence TTGTTTTTCACATTGGTCGTTGCCCTTTTTTTACTGGCAAGCTATTGGTATTGGAAAGAAAAAACGACCGTCGATTCAACCGCTGTGGTGACACCCGTTTCCGGAAACGGATCAAACGAAAGTTGGCAAGATTTGTCGAGTCATTGGCCGGATCAGGCTCGCAAACAGCTGGCAAAATCATTCCAGGATGGAAAGCCATTTCAAGTAGCCATTGTCGGCTCTAAAGCACTTGGAAAAGAGGATAACAGCTGGTCTGTTCAATTGAAGAAAGCGCTGGAGACCGCCTACAGCCCGGTACTGAAAGCATCGATTTGGGAAGAAGAAGGGACATCACTCGACTTTCTTCAAAATGGGGAGATAGAGAAAATTGCCGCTTCCAAGCCGGATATGATTCTGTTCGAGCCGTTTACATGGGCTGACAACGGCAAAGTGTCTGTAGAAGACAACCATACGGTTATTCAGACGTTTGTGCGTGACGTCAAAGCGGAGAACGAACATGCAGTCGTGATGATCCAGCCGCCAAATCCGATTTACGGTGCATCCAACTATCCGGAGCAAGTCAAATCGCTTAAGGAATTCGCAAAAACAGAAGGATTGAACTATATCGACCATTGGAAAGTTTGGCCGGACTACTCCTCTGACAAACTGAAAGATTACATCGATGAAAGCAACGGCTTGCCGAACACGAAAGGTCACGCTTTATGGGCGAAGTTTTTGAAAAAGTATTTTATGGCTTCATAA
- the yfkAB gene encoding radical SAM/CxCxxxxC motif protein YfkAB, translating to MTSRSISPDFDPWESYMDIEQHGSYVLSNVEFTTTYLCNMRCAHCAVGYTLAAKDPDALPVELLIRRLEEVPTLRAISITGGEPMLSKKSVENYTLPLLKYAKSRGLYTQVNSNLTLPAERYEQLAPYIDVLHISHNWGTIEEFSETGFAMMDRKPPMSKREALFERMIENSRLLAEQGVKISAETMLNKKTLPYLEKIHRQVVEEMKAFRHEIHPMYPSDFASNLHLLSLTEIREAIHHLLDIRSQDVWMLFGTLPFYPCSRNPEDLRLLERLYQEKNVTVRNDPDGRSRLNVNIFTGDVIVTDFGDTPPFGNVQTDTLSAAFERWLDSKWAKELHCHCPQARCLGPNVLVKNAYYPTVSFRDRKALIAQ from the coding sequence TCTTATATGGATATTGAACAGCACGGATCATATGTACTTTCTAACGTAGAGTTTACTACTACTTATCTTTGCAATATGCGATGCGCCCATTGTGCGGTAGGGTATACGCTGGCTGCGAAGGATCCGGACGCTTTGCCTGTAGAACTATTGATCCGGCGCTTGGAAGAAGTGCCGACTTTGCGCGCTATCAGCATTACAGGTGGAGAGCCGATGTTGTCGAAAAAATCGGTGGAAAACTATACATTGCCTCTATTGAAATATGCGAAAAGCAGAGGGCTTTACACACAAGTCAATTCCAACTTGACGCTGCCGGCAGAACGGTATGAACAGCTGGCGCCGTATATCGATGTTTTACATATTTCCCATAACTGGGGAACGATTGAAGAATTTAGCGAAACCGGTTTTGCGATGATGGATCGTAAACCGCCGATGAGTAAAAGAGAGGCCTTGTTTGAGCGGATGATTGAAAATTCCCGTCTTCTTGCTGAACAAGGAGTCAAGATTTCTGCGGAAACGATGCTGAATAAAAAGACGCTTCCTTATTTAGAGAAGATACATCGCCAAGTGGTGGAGGAAATGAAAGCTTTTCGACACGAGATACATCCGATGTATCCAAGCGATTTTGCTTCCAACCTTCACTTGCTCTCGTTAACGGAAATTCGAGAAGCCATCCATCACTTGCTCGATATCCGCAGCCAGGATGTTTGGATGTTGTTTGGCACGCTGCCGTTCTATCCATGCAGCCGCAATCCGGAAGATCTCCGCTTGCTCGAACGACTTTATCAGGAAAAAAATGTAACCGTCCGTAATGATCCGGATGGACGCTCTCGGTTAAACGTCAATATTTTTACAGGCGACGTTATTGTGACTGATTTTGGCGACACACCGCCTTTTGGCAATGTACAAACAGATACGCTTTCCGCGGCATTTGAACGCTGGCTTGATTCCAAATGGGCGAAAGAACTTCATTGCCATTGCCCGCAAGCCCGCTGTCTCGGTCCAAATGTACTTGTGAAAAATGCCTATTATCCAACGGTCTCTTTCCGAGATCGAAAAGCTCTTATTGCTCAATAA
- a CDS encoding H-type small acid-soluble spore protein, giving the protein MELKRVKQILSSPADIKVLYEGTSVWIDGVDENTKLATVHARNPLLEERTQVPIKDLIEDDGA; this is encoded by the coding sequence ATGGAATTAAAACGTGTAAAACAAATACTTTCTTCACCTGCCGATATTAAAGTTTTATACGAAGGAACTTCCGTATGGATTGACGGAGTGGACGAAAACACAAAATTGGCCACCGTCCATGCCAGAAACCCACTATTGGAAGAAAGAACACAAGTACCAATAAAAGATCTAATCGAAGATGACGGGGCCTGA